In Aegilops tauschii subsp. strangulata cultivar AL8/78 chromosome 3, Aet v6.0, whole genome shotgun sequence, one genomic interval encodes:
- the LOC109738913 gene encoding uncharacterized protein, whose product MVPLRVCHRLVHLRGLPSSLRLPLPSTMAAPQPGCKTLRPTTTSSPSPAGPATKRSRTMATDAAASPASAGCSAMKAEFTGHAEYLNALNDKRERLVKASRDVTMNSKKVIFQVHRISKNNKEEVLSKAENDLAAVVNQYIGKLVKELQGTDFWKLRRAYTPGVQEYIEAATFCRFCKTGTLLGLAEINDSLLALSDKSIEPLQINVLDYLLGVADLSGELMRLAIGRISDGEVEYAKNICAFVRDIYRELTLLVPLMDDNNEMKKKMEVMLQSVVKIENACFSVHVRGSEYIPMLGSSGESDYAFFGAADYDQ is encoded by the exons ATGGTGCCCCTACGCGTCTGCCACCGCCTCGTCCACCTGCGCGGCCTCCCCTCCTCGCTTCGGCTTCCTCTCCCCTCCACCATGGCGGCGCCCCAACCCGGCTGCAAAACCCTTCGCCCCACCACTACTTCTTCGC CGTCTCCTGCCGGCCCGGCCACCAAGAGGTCCAGGACAATGGCCACGGACGCGGCGGCTTCCCCGGCCTCGGCGGGATGCTCCGCCATGAAGGCCGAGTTCACCGGCCACGCCGAGTACCTCAACGCGCTG AATGATAAAAGGGAAAGGCTTGTGAAAGCAAGTCGGGATGTGACAATGAACAGCAAAAAGGTCATCTTTCAGGTCCACAG GATCAGCAAAAATAACAAGGAGGAAGTTCTTTCAAAGGCGGAAAATGACCTTGCTGCTGTGGTTAACCAGTACATTGGAAAATTAGTAAAAGAACTACAAGGAACTGACTTCTGGAAGCTCAGAAGAGCCTATACCCCTGGT GTACAAGAATATATTGAAGCTGCAACATTTTGTAGATTTTGCAAGACTGGCACTTTATTGGGTCTAGCTGAAATTAATGATTCTTTGCTTGCTCTAAGTGATAAATCCATTGAGCCCTTGCAGATAAATGTGCTTGACTATCTTTTAGGG GTTGCTGATTTGTCAGGAGAGCTGATGAGGCTCGCAATTGGACGTATATCTGATGGGGAAGTTGAATATGCTAAAAATATATGTGCATTTGTACGTGACATTTATAGGGAGCTGACCCTTCTTGTGCCACTGATGGATGACAATAATGAGATGAAGAAGAAAATGGAGGTTATGCTTCAAAGTGTAGTGAAAATTGAGAATG CTTGCTTCAGTGTTCATGTGAGAGGATCTGAATACATCCCTATGCTGGGATCATCTGGCGAGTCAGACTATGCCTTCTTCGGTGCCGCCGACTATGACCAATGA